One Rhododendron vialii isolate Sample 1 chromosome 2a, ASM3025357v1 genomic region harbors:
- the LOC131315966 gene encoding uncharacterized protein LOC131315966: protein MDNMRRLFSRSSGDSPHSSPEPSPPQSVTAGPARPIRLVYCDEKGKFQMDPEAVAALQLVKGPIGVVSVCGRARQGKSYILNQLLGRSSGFQVASTHRPCTKGLWLWSAPIRRTALDGTEYNLLLLDSEGIDAYDQTGTYSTQIFSLAVLLSSMFVYNQMGGIDEASLDRLSLVTEMTKHIRVRASGGRSTASELGQFSPVFVWLLRDFYLDLVEDNRKITPRDYLELALRSVQGGARDIASKNEIRDSIRALFPDRECFALVRPLSNENELQRLDQIPLDKLRPEFRSGLDALTKFVFERTRPKQVGATVMTGPILARITQSFLDAINKGAVPTITSSWQSVEEAECQRAYDLATNVYMSSFDRSKPPEEVALREAHEEAVQKSIAAFNNTAIGTGSTRQKYEKRLLDFLRKAFEDYKRDAFREAYLQLSNAIQNMEKELRSACHAPDAKVDNILKVLDNILSKYEASSHGPEKWRKLAIFLRQSLEGPILDLIKKQIDQIGSERSSLALKCRSIEDKMGLLNKQLEASETYKSEYLKRYEDAINDKKKLADDYMSRITNLQSKCSSLEERSSSLSKSLASTKHESLDWKRKYEQVISRQKAEEDQLSAEIAILKSKSSAAEARMAAAREQSQSAQEEAEEWKRKYDIAVREAKAALEKAAVVQERSNKQTQQREDALREEFSYTLAEKEEEIKDKASKIEYAEQRLTTLSLELKAAESKIKNYNSEVSAIKHEIKELGERLEAANATAQSYEREARILEQEKIHLEQRYLSEFNRFEEVQERCKAAEREAKRATELADRARSEAVTAQKDKTEIQRVAMERLAQIERSERLIESLDRQKCDLANESERYRVAELDAISKVSMLEARVEEREKEIESLLKSNNEQRASTVQVLESLLETERAACAEANNRAEALSLQLQLTQGKLDSLQQKLTQVQLNETALGNKLKTASHGKRLRIDDFEMGVESVQDMDVDDTAVRGNKRSKTMTSSLKGQQPEDGGSVFKGDEDNHSQQTNSEDYTRFTVQKLRQELTKHNFGAQLLQLRNPNKKDILSLYEKCVLQKS, encoded by the exons CTTCTTGGAAGAAGCAGTGGATTTCAAGTGGCATCGACTCATCGGCCTTGTACAAAAGGGCTTTGGTTGTGGAGTGCACCCATAAGGAGAACTGCTCTTGACGGAACTGAATATAACCTCTTACTGTTAGATAGTGAAGGAATTGATGCTTATGATCAAACg GGAACATACAGCACACAGATATTCTCCTTAGCTGTTCTCTTATCAAGCATGTTTGTGTACAACCAG ATGGGTGGTATTGATGAAGCCAGCCTTGATCGCCTGTCTCTTGTTactgaaatgactaaacatattCGTGTTAGAGCATCTGGAGGACGGAGTACTGCTTCTGAGCTCGGTCAATTCTCCCCAGTCTTTGTTTGGCTTTTAAGG GACTTCTATTTGGACTTGGTGGAAGATAATAGGAAAATAACACCCCGTGACTACCTAGAGCTAGCTCTAAGGTCAGTTCAAGGCGGTGCTAGAGATATAGCTTCCAAAAATGAG ATTCGCGATTCTATTCGGGCTCTTTTTCCGGATAGAGAATGCTTTGCCCTTGTCCGGCCTTTGAGCAATGAAAATGAACTCCAACGACTTGACCAAATTCCT TTGGACAAACTAAGACCAGAATTTAGATCTGGTCTGGATGCTTTGACAAAGTTTGTTTTTGAGAGGACTAGGCCCAAGCAAGTAGGGGCTACTGTAATGACGGGACCCATTCTTGCTCGTATTACTCAGTCTTTTCTGGATGCAATTAATAAAGGTGCTGTGCCTACGATAACCTCCTCATGGCAG AGTGTTGAAGAAGCAGAATGTCAGAGGGCATATGATTTAGCAACTAATGTTTATATGTCTTCTTTTGACCGTTCAAAGCCGCCTGAGGAA GTTGCTCTAAGGGAAGCACATGAAGAAGCAGTTCAAAAGTCGATTGCTGCATTCAATAATACTGCTATAGGTACTGGTTCAACACGACAAAAATATGAAAAGCGTCTCCTAGACTTTTTAAGGAAGGCATTTGAG GACTACAAAAGGGATGCTTTTAGGGAGGCATACTTACAATTATCAAATGCTATACAGAACATGGAAAAGGAACTGAGATCAGCTTGCCATGCTCCCGATGCAAAAGTGGACAACATTCTTAAG GTTCTTGATAATATTTTATCAAAGTATGAAGCATCATCTCATGGCCCAGAAAAATGGAGGAAACTGGCCATCTTTTTAAGACAAAG TTTGGAAGGTCCTATCCTTGATCTCATCAAGAAGCAGATAGATCAAATTGGATCAGAGAGGAGTTCACTCGCCTTGAAATGCCGCTCAATTGAAGATAAGATGGGTTTGCTTAACAAGCAATTAGAAGCTAGCGAAACGTATAAATCTGAATATTTGAAGCGTTACGAGGATGCTATAAACGACAAGAAAAAGCTTGCAGATGATTATATGAGTCGGATAACAAATTTGCAGAGTAAATGTAGTTCACTGGAAGAGAGGAGTTCTAGCTTATCAAAATCATTAGCCTCTACCAAACACGAGTCATTGGATTGGAAAAGGAAATATGAACAGGTCATTTCGAGGCAGAAGGCTGAAGAAGACCAGTTAAGCGCAGAAATTGCGATTCTGAAGTCCAAGAGCAGTGCTGCAGAGGCAAGAATGGCTGCTGCCAGGGAACAATCACAGTCTGCCCAAGAGGAGGCAGAGGAGTGGAAGCGGAAGTATGATATTGCTGTCAGGGAAGCAAAAGCTGCTCTTGAGAAGGCAGCAGTTGTTCAGGAACGCAGTAATAAGCAGACGCAGCAGAGGGAAGATGCTTTGAGGGAAGAATTTTCTTATACCTTGGCTGAGAAG GAAGAGGAAATAAAGGATAAGGCATCAAAGATTGAATATGCAGAGCAGCGCTTGACAACTTTGAGTTTGGAATTGAAG GCAGCTGAGTCAAAGATAAAGAACTACAATTCAGAAGTCTCTGCGATTAAGCATGAAATTAAGGAGTTAGGTGAGAGATTAGAAGCTGCAAATGCTACAGCTCAATCATATGAAAGAGAAGCCCGGATACTGGAACAGGAAAAAATCCATTTGGAACAAAGATACCTATCTGAATTCAACAGGTTTGAGGAAGTTCAAGAGAGATGCAAAGCTGCGGAGAGGGAAGCCAAAAGAGCAACTGAATTAGCTGATAGAGCACGCTCAGAGGCTGTCACTGCTCAAAAGGACAAAACCGAAATTCAGCGTGTAGCAATGGAAAGGTTAGCCCAAATTGAGAGATCAGAGAGGCTTATTGAAAGTTTAGACAGGCAAAAATGTGACCTGGCGAATGAATCCGAGAGATACAGAGTTGCTGAactggatgctatttcaaaagtCTCAATGCTAGAGGCAAGAGTCGAAGAAAGGGAGAAGGAAATTGAGTCGCTATTAAAATCTAACAATGAACAGAGAGCTAGTACGGTTCAAGTCCTTGAGAGCCTATTAGAGACTGAGCGAGCAGCTTGTGCAGAAGCAAACAATAGAGCAGAAGCACTCTCTCTTCAGTTACAATTAACACAAGGAAAACTTGACTCGCTTCAGCAAAAATTGACCCAAGTTCAACTCAACGAAACGGCACTTGGTAATAAGCTTAAAACGGCTTCTCATGGGAAACGGCTAAGAATTGATGATTTCGAAATGGGTGTGGAATCGGTTCAGGATATGGATGTGGATGACACGGCAGTTAGAGGAAATAAGAGATCGAAAACTATGACTAGCTCCTTAAAGGGCCAACAGCCGGAAGATGGAGGGTCGGTGTTCAAGGGTGATGAGGATAATCACAGCCAGCAAACGAATTCAGAAGATTATACAAGGTTTACTGTTCAGAAACTGAGGCAGGAGCTGACAAAACATAATTTCGGTGCTCAGCTGCTTCAGTTGAGGAATCCAAACAAGAAAGACATCCTTTCCCTTTACGAAAAGTGTGTGCTTCAGAAATCATAA